A single genomic interval of Burkholderia cepacia ATCC 25416 harbors:
- the lpdA gene encoding dihydrolipoyl dehydrogenase, with the protein MKNEHTTLLVIGGGPGGYVAAIRAGQLGIPTVLVERDRLGGTCLNIGCIPSKALIHVADAFEQARGHAGEGALGIRVRTPEIDIAKSVAWKDGIVDRLTRGVGALLKKNGVRVLHGDAQVVDGKTVDVVAGGHTTRISCEHLLLATGSEPVALPSMPFGGHVVSSTEALSPTTLPKRLVVVGAGYIGLELGIVYRKLGVDVSVVEAAERVLPAYDAELARPVADSLARLGVRLLLGHKVLGLAEHGAVRVQAADGAEQTLPADRVLVAVGRRPRVDGFGLESLPLDRNGRALWIDDECRTSMRNVWAIGDVAGEPMLAHRAMAQGEMVAELIAGKRRKFMPASIPAVCFTDPEIVTAGWSPDDARAAGVDCVSASFPFAANGRAMTLQATDGFVRVVARRDNHLIVGWQAVGRGVSELAAAFSQSLEMGARLEDIGGTIHAHPTLGEALQEAALRALGHALHV; encoded by the coding sequence CTCGGCATCCCGACCGTGCTCGTCGAGCGCGACCGCCTCGGCGGCACGTGCCTGAACATCGGCTGCATTCCGTCGAAGGCGCTGATCCACGTGGCCGACGCATTCGAACAGGCGCGCGGCCATGCAGGCGAGGGCGCGCTCGGGATTCGCGTGCGCACGCCCGAGATCGACATCGCGAAAAGTGTCGCATGGAAGGACGGTATCGTCGACCGGCTGACGCGCGGCGTCGGCGCGCTGCTCAAGAAGAACGGCGTGCGCGTGTTGCACGGAGACGCACAGGTGGTCGACGGCAAGACCGTCGACGTCGTCGCCGGCGGCCACACGACGCGAATCAGCTGCGAGCACCTGCTGCTCGCGACCGGTTCCGAACCGGTCGCGCTGCCGTCGATGCCGTTCGGCGGGCATGTCGTGTCGTCCACCGAGGCACTGTCGCCCACGACCCTGCCGAAGCGGCTGGTCGTCGTCGGGGCCGGGTACATCGGGCTCGAACTCGGGATCGTCTATCGCAAGCTCGGCGTCGACGTGAGTGTCGTCGAAGCGGCGGAGCGCGTGTTGCCCGCGTACGATGCCGAACTCGCGCGGCCGGTTGCCGATTCGCTCGCGCGGCTCGGCGTGCGGCTGCTGCTCGGCCACAAGGTGCTCGGCCTCGCCGAGCACGGCGCGGTGCGCGTGCAGGCCGCCGACGGCGCGGAGCAGACGCTGCCGGCCGATCGCGTGCTGGTTGCGGTTGGCCGCCGGCCGCGCGTCGACGGCTTCGGGCTCGAGTCGTTGCCGCTCGATCGCAACGGCCGCGCGCTCTGGATCGACGACGAATGCCGGACGTCGATGCGCAACGTCTGGGCGATCGGCGACGTGGCCGGCGAGCCGATGCTCGCGCATCGCGCGATGGCGCAGGGCGAGATGGTGGCCGAGCTGATCGCCGGGAAGCGCCGCAAGTTCATGCCCGCATCGATCCCGGCCGTGTGCTTCACCGATCCGGAGATCGTCACGGCCGGCTGGTCGCCGGACGACGCGCGGGCGGCCGGTGTCGATTGCGTGAGCGCGTCGTTCCCGTTCGCGGCGAACGGGCGCGCGATGACGCTGCAGGCAACCGACGGCTTCGTGCGCGTGGTCGCGCGGCGCGACAACCACCTGATCGTCGGCTGGCAAGCGGTCGGGCGCGGCGTGTCGGAGCTGGCGGCGGCGTTCTCGCAGTCGCTGGAGATGGGCGCGCGGCTGGAGGACATCGGCGGCACGATCCATGCGCATCCGACGCTGGGTGAAGCACTGCAGGAGGCCGCGCTGCGTGCGCTCGGGCATGCGTTGCATGTCTGA
- a CDS encoding NAD(P)H-binding protein, whose translation MKLLLVGATGLVGRHVLEVALADARVDQVIVLARRPLSPHPKMRALEVDFDHLPDAADWWHADAVICTLGTTMRAAGSKAAFRRVDHDYPLAVARLAHRHGTPAYVLNSALGADPASSIFYNRVKGEVEQALAGVGFASLTYVRPGLIGGSRDEFRLGERLLVFALNAARPVLPAKWRVNPASRIARALLDAAIDARPGVQVIASDRLA comes from the coding sequence ATGAAATTGCTGCTCGTCGGCGCGACCGGACTCGTCGGGCGTCACGTCCTCGAAGTCGCGCTCGCCGATGCGCGGGTCGATCAGGTGATCGTCCTCGCGCGCCGCCCGTTGTCGCCGCACCCGAAGATGCGCGCGCTCGAGGTCGATTTCGATCATCTGCCCGACGCGGCCGATTGGTGGCATGCCGATGCCGTGATCTGCACGCTCGGCACCACGATGCGGGCCGCCGGCTCGAAGGCGGCGTTCCGGCGCGTCGACCACGACTATCCGCTCGCGGTCGCGCGGCTCGCGCACCGCCACGGCACCCCGGCCTACGTCCTGAATTCCGCACTCGGTGCGGACCCGGCATCGAGCATCTTCTACAACCGCGTGAAGGGCGAGGTCGAGCAGGCGCTCGCCGGCGTCGGGTTCGCGTCGCTCACGTATGTGCGGCCCGGGCTGATCGGCGGCAGCCGCGACGAATTCAGGCTCGGCGAGCGGCTGCTGGTGTTCGCGTTGAACGCGGCCCGCCCCGTGTTGCCGGCGAAGTGGCGCGTGAATCCCGCGTCGCGGATTGCCCGCGCGCTGCTCGACGCGGCGATCGACGCGCGGCCGGGCGTGCAGGTCATCGCGTCCGACCGGCTCGCCTGA
- a CDS encoding LysR family transcriptional regulator has translation MLTRLRDMDVQLLRLFLTIVESGGFSAAQGTLGMAPSTISTQMAKLETRLGFRLCDRGKSGFRLTPKGERVLQSTRRLLHAMDVFTRDTQHVSGTLLGELRIGLSERLAPDVVESIAAGVGRFRERAPDVLIEMVAVPPDELERRLLKSELQLAIGYFSGHQAGLHYTPLFVEHQSLHCGARHPLFAKKTVSVNDIAGASNVARLYKTNTSGAALRNAQPTAFSENVDADVIFILSGAHVGFLPDHVAAPWVAAGKMRRLLASKLSHTVEFQLATPRNCDGSEALEAFTAALAEQFGELDGFAGP, from the coding sequence ATGCTGACCCGATTGAGAGACATGGATGTGCAGCTGCTGCGGCTCTTTCTGACGATCGTCGAAAGCGGCGGCTTCAGCGCCGCGCAAGGCACGCTCGGCATGGCGCCCTCGACCATCAGCACGCAGATGGCCAAGCTCGAGACGCGTCTCGGGTTCCGGCTGTGCGATCGCGGCAAGAGCGGCTTCCGGCTGACGCCGAAGGGCGAACGCGTGCTGCAGTCGACGCGGCGGCTCCTGCACGCGATGGACGTGTTCACGCGCGATACGCAGCACGTGTCGGGCACGTTGCTTGGCGAGCTGCGTATCGGGCTGTCCGAGCGACTGGCGCCGGACGTCGTCGAATCGATCGCGGCGGGTGTCGGCCGCTTTCGCGAACGGGCGCCGGACGTGCTGATCGAGATGGTCGCGGTACCGCCCGACGAGCTGGAACGCCGGCTGCTGAAAAGCGAACTGCAGCTCGCGATCGGCTATTTTTCCGGCCACCAGGCCGGCCTGCACTACACGCCGCTGTTCGTCGAACACCAGTCGCTGCACTGCGGCGCCCGGCATCCGCTGTTTGCGAAAAAGACCGTGTCGGTCAACGACATCGCGGGCGCGAGCAACGTCGCGCGGCTCTACAAGACGAACACGTCGGGTGCGGCGCTGCGCAACGCGCAGCCGACCGCGTTCTCCGAAAACGTCGACGCGGACGTGATCTTCATCCTGTCCGGCGCGCACGTCGGCTTCCTGCCCGACCATGTCGCAGCACCGTGGGTCGCCGCCGGGAAGATGCGCCGGCTGCTCGCGAGCAAGCTGAGCCATACGGTCGAATTCCAGCTCGCGACGCCGCGCAACTGCGACGGCAGCGAAGCGCTGGAAGCGTTCACGGCGGCGCTCGCCGAACAGTTCGGCGAGCTCGACGGCTTCGCGGGCCCGTGA